A genomic stretch from Oryzias latipes chromosome 24, ASM223467v1 includes:
- the LOC110017773 gene encoding leukotriene B4 receptor 1-like, whose translation MEQLNLTAVTSNISSSSELLPSPSMDSRGVLPAVILSLFFLLGVPGNIAVIILKPNFQQLSSMSQSLMLNLAVSDLLCLLTLPLWIYSLLYNWIFGLLACKILAYLMCCSVNGSVLTIVLLSFQRYMLVVHQQFHSQKKIRLLFVLFWLVVMILSIPALMVHQLTPDQEWVRCRQQFSSRTQKLAVLLTETLVGFASCFIVAFSYIQLYRKVNRAAFFNNPQTSRLVTSIIIVFFVLWIPYHTMNVLRVGATALHDERLEKHFAELRDIVIPLIFMNSSLNPLLYGFTSHICKCVNHLNQ comes from the coding sequence ATGGAGCAACTCAACTTGACTGCAGTAACTTCAAACatctcctcctcttctgaaCTTCTCCCTTCTCCTTCCATGGACTCCAGAGGTGTGCTGCCTGCAGTGATTCTGTCTCTCTTCTTTCTCCTGGGAGTCCCTGGAAACATTGCTGTCATCATTCTGAAGCCAaattttcagcagctgtccagcATGAGCCAGAGTTTGATGCTGAATCTGGCCGTGTCAGACCTGCTCTGTCTGCTGACTCTCCCACTGTGGATTTACAGTCTGCTCTACAACTGGATCTTTGGTCTGCTGGCCTGTAAAATCCTAGCATATCTCATGTGTTGTAGTGTTAATGGAAGTGTGCTAACTATAGTTTTGTTGAGCTTCCAGCGTTACATGCTCGTAGTGCACCAGCAGTTTCacagtcagaaaaaaataagattgctgtttgttttgttttggctgGTAGTAATGATTCTCTCCATCCCTGCTTTGATGGTTCATCAGTTGACCCCTGATCAGGAGTGGGTACGCTGCAGACAACAATTCTCCTCCAGAACCCAGAAGTTAGCTGTGCTGCTGACAGAGACTCTGGTAGGATTTGCTTCATGTTTTATTGTAGCATTTTCATACATTCAGCTTTACAGGAAGGTGAATCGAGCAGCATTTTTTAACAACCCTCAGACATCCAGACTGGTTACCAGTATCATTATAGTGTTTTTTGTCTTGTGGATTCCATACCACACTATGAATGTATTGAGAGTTGGAGCTACTGCTTTACACGATGAAAGacttgaaaaacattttgcagaGTTGCGGGACATTGTTATACCACTGATATTTATGAACAGTAGTCTGAATCCACTCCTGTATGGATTCACTTCTCACATTTGTAAATGTGTGAACCATCTAAACCAATGA